In Candidatus Saccharimonadales bacterium, the genomic window GAATAAATTATCCTCAAGTAGCAGCGGCAGGATTTCCTGTGTCAAAAACGGCGCGTTCGCCTGGCCCATTCGCAACTGGATTTGCTTGTCAAACAGTGCATCGAGCGATATCGGGTCAGCCTGCCCAGCGTACACGCCGGACAATGATATCGTCCCGCCCCGCCCGACCATTTCGATGGCACTATGCAGCGCAAACAAGCGGTCCATGCCGGCTGTCGTAAATATCTTTTGGGCTGCAGCATCAGGCAGCATGCCAGTCATCGTTTGGATTGCTTTGATATTTGGTGAGCCGTGCGCCTCCATCCCGACTGCATCGATGACCGCCGAAGGCCCGCGGCCGGCCGTCAAATCCCGGACAGCCTGAGCGAGTGCTTGTTGGTCGCCTTCGAATTCTCGGACGTCAATCGTATCAATACCGTTCGCCTTTGCCCTAGCCAAGCGCTCTGGCACAAGATCTATACCAATAACGGTTTTAGCGCCGAAGTATCTGGCGATACGGGTAGCCATGTCACCGATCGGGCCGAGTCCAAGCACAGCTACAGTGTCATTTTCGGGAACGTTTGCATACTTCACTGCCTGCCAAGCCGTGGGCAGGACGTCCGAAAGATACAGAAACCGCTCATCGGGCGGGCCGACGGGAATTTTTTTAGCCATAAAGTCGGCATGCGGCACGCGGAGAAACTCTGCCTGACCGCCAGGTACATGTCCGTACAATTTCGTGTAGCCGAACAGTGCGGCGCCGCGGTTGTGTTCTTTGACCTGCGTCACCTCACACTGCGTGGTTAAGCCCCTTTTGCACATGTGGCAGGCGCCACAGGCAATATTGAATGGTATAACTACCCGGTCCCCCGGCTTGATTTGCTTAACTGCCGCTCCCACCTCTTGCACTATTCCCATGGGCTCGTGTCCCATGATGTCTCCCTTGTCCATGAAGGGCGTCATAACTTCATAGAGATGCAGGTCTGAACCACAGATGGCAGTGGAGGTAATCTTGATGATTGCATCTGTTGGATCTTGAATACGAGGATCGGGAACTTCTTCGATACTAATCTTTCGTTTGCCTTGCCAGGTTACAGCCCTCATAGTCCCTCCTACATCAATTACATATCTTATACTGAGTATAGAAACTAAAAGAATTGCTACTAGTAAATTTCTCACTAGCCGACAATTTGATGCATAGGAGGCAATTTTATTGACATTATTACATTATTAGTGTATACTGTAGCAATTAACTTATATATTGGTTTTAAGCCACTTAGGAGAATACATGGTCCAACAAATTAAATTTACCCGTTCTGCGCCGTACCGCCGGACAGCAACCAGCCTTGCTCTCGCAATCGCGATGCTTGCACCTATGGGCATCGCCAGCGCAGCAGCTGCACCGAATGCCAAAGTATATGGCGCGCCAACTACTGCTACTTGCATGAGCGCGGCTAATTGCTTCGCACCTACTGCTGGCAACCGCGTCGATATCCGCATGAAGCTTGGTACGAAATTTACCAAGACTCAACAGTCATTAAATACTGTATGTCTGACCGTCAAGTTTAGTCAGGCCAACCCATTGAACCCCGGTGAACAGTTCGAAGTGACTAATTTCGCTGGTGCCATGAACGTGAGTGATACACCACAGTACCAACGTTCCGTCTGTGTTGACGCTGACGCAACAAACAACTACCTTGCTGATTTCATGAAAGGCAAATCTTCAGTTTCACTGTTCAGCAACAATATTGGCGACAGCGTGACCGTGGAAAGCGCCCAAGTCAGCTACCAATAAGCTCCAATCTTGTAGAGCTAGCCTCTGACCGAGTTATACAGGCGGACGATTTGGGATTACCTGAATCGTCCGTTTTATTGATGACTGAAATACATAGTCACGCGGCACGGTTCTTGGCTGAAATTCTGGAACTGATACAGCAGCACGTACTTTGATTCGCCCGGTATCTCGAATCGTTCGTGCGAGATACCCATGTCATCGTGCATTTCCGGCTGGCAGACCAGTCGCACATACGGATCCTTGACCGCCGCATTATATACTCCTGCCTGCACTGCCTTACCACTACACGGTTGGACGGTGATTGTTTTCTTGGCAATGTTCTGTGGCAATTGCTCAAGATAGGGTGCAGATTTAGCCTGTTTAGCCATAATAATATCCTTATACATCATGGAGCACATTTTGTAGGCTCACTATAATTTTCGATTCCGTTGCCTGTGTCGCCGAATAAATATCACATATACGGAAGGCATCGCCTAAGCTACAATGAAAACGGTAATTAATATGTCATAATCTATTGATTAATGGCAACATTAATGTTACAGTAGCTTAAGAAACACTTTATAAACATTCAAGGCGAACCAACACTGTTTATGATACCTCCGGAATCGGAAACATGTCAAGGATTTACCATAAGGACCTTACAACTCCATGCTCTATTTTAGTAACCAAGAACTTGCCAACACACACCATGTCTCAGTTCGAACTGTACGTAACTGGATAGAATCAGCAAAAAGCGGAAAACTAGACATTACTCTACATACCAAAGGAGAACGAGTTTATATTGCTAATACATCCAAAAATATAGCTGTTGTCCAGGGGCTAGCAAAAACCGGTAAAAAATTCAGGCCTCACCGATCCCAAAAGACCGTAACACCAAAATCCGAGTTTTACGAATTATATACACAGGGACAGTTATATGACATTGTATCTGATTTAGAGATTAACCACGAAATACCACGTAAATACAATTACTTCGGTAAAGGTGCAGACAACTGGAATAATTATGCTAAGCGATTATCTCAAGAAGACACGCCAAATACGCTCAAAGCTTCAATAGAATTACTCCAAAACAACCAAGAATATCTTGATTACTTATTAGAGCAATACGATCAAATCAACGTCATAGACGTTGGCGTAGGTAATTCTCTACCAGTCAGAGAGTTCTTAGGTCGATTGCTAGAAAAAAAGAAAATTGGTCGTTATATTGGCCTCGATATTAGTCCGACCATGCTTAAAATTGCTGAATCAAATATACAAAGCTGGTTTGGAGGCGACATTATATTTGAAGGGCATGAGGTAGACATAGATCATGAGCGTTTCGGAAATTTATTAGCAGAAGAATATATCAAGACTGATTCAAGTCGCACAACAAATCTGATTATGTTCTTGGGAGGTACAATTGCTAATTTCCGAAAACCAGAAACAGTACTGCAAGTCATACACGACAGCATGGGCGTCAATGACTTCTTTATCCATTCGCAAAAACTTGATACTCTATCAAGCCGCCGTTACTTCGACTTCAATCCTACACCATCTACATCCCAATTAGCACCCCTCCATCAGTATATTTTTGATTTGCTCAATATTGACGATTCCCTCTATGAAGTAGATATGGGATTAGATAAAACTCATCACGAGCGGTACATTAGAGTTATTTTGAAAGTCGGGCTAGACATACGATTCCGTTTCCAAGGCGGTGAGCGAGTCATAAGTTTTGACAAAAATGACAAAATTTTGCTTTGGCGAGCTCGACAAAATAATGTCACTGGCGTCGTAAACCAGTTAACTGAAAACGAGTTCTATCCTATACATATAAGCCAGACTAGCAATCAGGAGTTTGTTTTAACCGTATCTCGTATCCGACGAGACTAATTATGACTTCCGTCTCGCATCGCCCCTGCATGTACACTCGTATTTGATATATTAATAACATGCAGGAACACATCAATCCTCCCCGATCACAGCGAAAGCCGCTACGGCAGCTCGTACCGAAGCTGTTACTCGTGTCTGCATATTTTTGGGTGCCGACACTTGTCTTTCTGTATCTCGCGAATCACATCAAAGCCAACGGACCGCTGCCTGGAGATATAGCCGTACTTAATGCACTGCGGCAGCTGTCAAGCCCCACCCTGGATACAGCCATGATTGCCATTACGACACTCGGCAGTGCCGTAGTGGTTATCGCTGGAGTGGCCATAGCTACCGGCATACTGGCATATTTGCATCGTCGCAGACAGGCAGTATTCCTGCTATTCAGTGCGGCCGGTACCGGGGCGATCAACATCGGTTTCAAATATTTATTCCAACGTGATCGGCCGTCGCTCTGGCAGCAGATCGTGACTGAAAACGGCTTTTCGTTCCCGAGCGGCCACGCCATGATATCAAGTGCACTTGCGCTCAGTGTCATACTGATATGCTGGAACACACGTTACCGTGTATGGGCAATCGTGGGTGGGAGTGTCTACTTCCTACTTGTCGGACTCAGCCGGTTGTATCTCGGCGTGCATTTCCCTTCTGATGTGCTCGGCGGCTGGTGTGTCAGCCTGCTCTGGATTCTGACACTGCACTACGCATTCGACCACTTCGGCAAGCGTAGAAATACATCGTCCACTACAGTGCCCGGTCGTACTACGTAATTATTTCTGTAAGTTAAGTAAATAATTTAACTGGAAGTCTCTGTTTCTATTGATATAGTTTGATGTATTAATTAATACGGAGGATACACCCATGCGGGATAGCACAGATTCGGCAAGCCGATATTTGGATAATTTTTTAGAACATATTGTAAACGGAATACCGAAGTTGCTCGGTGCTCTTGTCGTACTGCTGATCGGCTATTTTGTTGCTAAAGCAATTTCTGCGGCTATACGCAAGTTGCTCCAAACCGCGAAGTTGAACCAGCACGTTCACGCTGGCAAGGGCGGTAACATCATTCAGCGGGCCGTACCAGATCCAACCAACCTGCTCGCGACTATCGTATACTGGGTTGTATTTCTGTTTGCGATCTCCATTGCCGTATCAGTACTCGGTATACCGGTACTCGTCGACTTCGTTCGAGCCGTATACGGATATCTACCGAACATCTTCGCCGCAATCCTGATCTTCCTTGTGGCCGGCGCCATTTCAGCCGGAGTAGCCACACTCGTAACGACTGCGATGGGCGACACGCCAACTGGCAAAGTAATAGCCGCAGCCGCTCCAGTGCTCGTCATGGTAATCGCAGTATTCATGATTCTAAACCAACTCAAAATCGCCCCGGCTATCGTGACTATCACCTACGCGGCACTGCTCGGCAGTACTGCGCTTGGTATGGCGCTTGCCTTCGGACTTGGCGGGCGCGAAGTGGCAGGCCGGATGCTTCAGGACTTGTACGACAAAGGCCAGGACCAAAAAGGCCGTGTCGTAGCCGATTTCAAGCATGGCTCTAACGAAGCCAAGCAGCGAGGCAAAGACCTCCGCGGCAAAATGTAGCATAAGCTACGCTTAGTAAAACACCCGGACCAACATCCGGGTGTTTTTATACTATCGTAATTACAATACTACATAAAAATACCCCGTCAGTGCGGGGTATTTTTATTAGTAATACATGGGGCTAGCGACCGCTTGTCAGCTGGTGTAAGTCGCTCCAGTCATCACGTATATCTTGATCAAGTGAGTTAAATTG contains:
- a CDS encoding zinc-dependent alcohol dehydrogenase — encoded protein: MRAVTWQGKRKISIEEVPDPRIQDPTDAIIKITSTAICGSDLHLYEVMTPFMDKGDIMGHEPMGIVQEVGAAVKQIKPGDRVVIPFNIACGACHMCKRGLTTQCEVTQVKEHNRGAALFGYTKLYGHVPGGQAEFLRVPHADFMAKKIPVGPPDERFLYLSDVLPTAWQAVKYANVPENDTVAVLGLGPIGDMATRIARYFGAKTVIGIDLVPERLARAKANGIDTIDVREFEGDQQALAQAVRDLTAGRGPSAVIDAVGMEAHGSPNIKAIQTMTGMLPDAAAQKIFTTAGMDRLFALHSAIEMVGRGGTISLSGVYAGQADPISLDALFDKQIQLRMGQANAPFLTQEILPLLLEDNLFDVDNFATHRLPLSDAPHAYEIFQKKQDNAIKIVLKP
- a CDS encoding L-histidine N(alpha)-methyltransferase codes for the protein MLYFSNQELANTHHVSVRTVRNWIESAKSGKLDITLHTKGERVYIANTSKNIAVVQGLAKTGKKFRPHRSQKTVTPKSEFYELYTQGQLYDIVSDLEINHEIPRKYNYFGKGADNWNNYAKRLSQEDTPNTLKASIELLQNNQEYLDYLLEQYDQINVIDVGVGNSLPVREFLGRLLEKKKIGRYIGLDISPTMLKIAESNIQSWFGGDIIFEGHEVDIDHERFGNLLAEEYIKTDSSRTTNLIMFLGGTIANFRKPETVLQVIHDSMGVNDFFIHSQKLDTLSSRRYFDFNPTPSTSQLAPLHQYIFDLLNIDDSLYEVDMGLDKTHHERYIRVILKVGLDIRFRFQGGERVISFDKNDKILLWRARQNNVTGVVNQLTENEFYPIHISQTSNQEFVLTVSRIRRD
- a CDS encoding phosphatase PAP2 family protein is translated as MQEHINPPRSQRKPLRQLVPKLLLVSAYFWVPTLVFLYLANHIKANGPLPGDIAVLNALRQLSSPTLDTAMIAITTLGSAVVVIAGVAIATGILAYLHRRRQAVFLLFSAAGTGAINIGFKYLFQRDRPSLWQQIVTENGFSFPSGHAMISSALALSVILICWNTRYRVWAIVGGSVYFLLVGLSRLYLGVHFPSDVLGGWCVSLLWILTLHYAFDHFGKRRNTSSTTVPGRTT